A DNA window from Streptomyces sp. CA-278952 contains the following coding sequences:
- a CDS encoding condensation domain-containing protein encodes MHPNPPHTTTTTVTVAYAGGEERRGPLTMGQANMIRCILRDDPTHINIHDVWPVPEGTTVEAVTDALRALAGRHEGLRTTFPHAPGSAPVEQVVAAGGTFTVTVLDHAAFPEEPARYAESVARAARAGRFALEREFPLRITLLTVAGAPVHVALAFSHAVTDGSAMAILREEFAELLAGKELPGLTSLPPVDLAAVEASPAGLRKSEASLRYWERIIRTGPQEMFAEPRGRRPGTDEEARQLTLRSRRGGRALAGAARRTGHPEATVLMAAWCALVAHRAGQDSCVTAVPSANRFHPRVARSVTTTSQDALLHLDVRVPGFDALVARTWGAVLNAYRHSQFDSVRLWEMIDRVTAERGSHFGRDVVFNDVSALPAPLLGTDTQDRDDAEQELTWGPPQTLPTRLLAFTYRTAPQLHISLWAAPTLFTPEEAEGFLSGLVLFLEAAAAGDVPMEALSEVTGVRPAERGPTWLSVDGCWVSPAAVRETLGRAAGGLPVRVAEELGPGGTADGTAEGVAGAEPHLTAYIARGDSSLTPEEAHRALTALIPAAGSGVLAPHRYVLVENPPVEPDRSDAWRRLEIIEEGTGRSRQVRHER; translated from the coding sequence ATGCACCCGAACCCCCCGCACACCACCACGACCACGGTCACCGTCGCCTACGCGGGCGGTGAGGAGCGCCGGGGGCCCCTCACGATGGGCCAGGCCAACATGATCCGCTGCATCCTGCGGGACGACCCCACCCACATCAACATCCACGATGTGTGGCCCGTCCCCGAGGGCACCACCGTGGAGGCCGTCACCGACGCCCTGCGCGCCTTGGCCGGGCGCCACGAAGGGCTGCGCACCACGTTTCCGCACGCCCCCGGGTCGGCGCCGGTCGAGCAGGTCGTGGCGGCCGGGGGCACGTTCACGGTGACGGTCCTGGACCACGCGGCGTTCCCCGAGGAGCCCGCGCGGTATGCCGAGTCGGTGGCCCGGGCGGCCCGGGCCGGGCGCTTCGCCCTGGAGCGGGAGTTCCCGCTGCGGATCACCCTGCTCACCGTGGCCGGAGCGCCGGTCCACGTCGCGCTGGCGTTCAGCCACGCGGTGACGGACGGCAGCGCGATGGCCATCCTGCGCGAGGAGTTCGCCGAGCTGCTGGCGGGCAAGGAGCTGCCGGGGCTCACGTCCCTGCCCCCGGTCGACCTGGCCGCCGTGGAGGCGTCCCCGGCCGGGCTGCGGAAGTCGGAGGCTTCCCTGCGGTACTGGGAGCGGATCATCCGCACCGGGCCGCAGGAGATGTTCGCGGAGCCGCGCGGCAGGAGGCCGGGGACCGACGAGGAGGCCCGGCAGCTGACGCTCCGCTCCCGCCGGGGCGGCCGGGCGCTCGCCGGGGCGGCCCGCCGCACCGGGCACCCCGAGGCCACCGTGCTGATGGCCGCCTGGTGCGCCCTGGTGGCCCACCGGGCGGGCCAGGACAGCTGTGTCACCGCCGTCCCGAGCGCCAACCGGTTCCACCCCCGGGTCGCCCGTTCGGTGACCACCACATCCCAGGACGCGCTGCTCCACCTGGATGTCCGGGTGCCCGGCTTCGACGCCCTGGTCGCCCGGACCTGGGGGGCGGTGCTCAACGCCTACCGGCACAGCCAGTTCGACTCCGTACGGCTGTGGGAGATGATCGACCGGGTCACCGCCGAGCGCGGCAGCCACTTCGGCCGGGACGTGGTGTTCAACGATGTGAGCGCCCTGCCCGCCCCGCTCCTGGGCACCGACACGCAGGACCGCGACGACGCCGAGCAGGAGCTGACCTGGGGGCCGCCCCAGACGCTGCCGACCCGGCTGCTCGCCTTCACGTACCGGACAGCGCCCCAGCTGCACATCTCCCTGTGGGCCGCCCCCACGCTCTTCACCCCCGAGGAGGCGGAGGGGTTCCTCTCCGGGCTGGTCCTGTTCCTGGAGGCGGCCGCCGCCGGGGACGTGCCGATGGAGGCACTGTCCGAGGTGACGGGAGTCCGTCCCGCCGAACGCGGGCCCACGTGGCTCAGCGTGGACGGCTGCTGGGTCTCCCCCGCCGCCGTGCGCGAGACCCTCGGCCGGGCGGCGGGCGGACTGCCGGTGCGGGTGGCCGAGGAGCTCGGACCGGGCGGGACGGCGGACGGCACCGCGGAGGGGGTGGCCGGCGCGGAACCGCACCTCACGGCGTACATCGCCCGCGGTGACAGCTCGTTGACGCCCGAGGAGGCCCACCGGGCGCTGACCGCCCTCATCCCGGCCGCCGGTTCGGGGGTCCTGGCACCCCACCGCTACGTACTCGTCGAGAACCCACCCGTCGAGCCGGACCGGAGCGACGCCTGGCGTCGACTGGAGATCATCGAGGAAGGGACCGGCAGAAGCCGGCAGGTACGACATGAGCGTTGA